In Pseudomonas sp. LRP2-20, the genomic window GGGTTCGGCCTGGGCCAGCGGGCACAGGCCGGGCAGCAAGGCGAACAGGGCCTTGCGATGAAACGGAGGGAATTGCATGCAGCGTCCTGCGTTGAAGGTTGGAACCGCTGGGGCCGCGTTGCAGCCCATCGCAGGCAAGCCAGTTGCCACAGGTACAGCGCCGCTCTCGAGCTTTGCACGGTACCTGTGGGAGCTGGCTTGCCTGCGATGGGCTGCAAAGCAGCCCCAGGGCCCAACCACAGATCCAATCGGGTTAGCGTTTTGCAGCCATCGCAGTGACTTCCACGCGCATCTCAGGGAAGGCCAGCGCCGCAACGCCAACGGCGGCACGCACGGGCCACGGCTTGCTGAAGAAGCGCTGGTAGACCTCGTTGAACGCGGCGCGGTCGGCCATGTCGGTGAGGTAGATGGTCAGGTGCATGACCCGGTCCATGCCGCTGCCAGCTTTCTCCAGCGCGTCCTTCAGGGCCTGCAGGGTGCTCTCGCTCTGCTGGGTGATGTCGGCGTCGAGATCGGCCGGAATCTGGGTAGTCACCAGGATGCCGTTGTATTCGGCGACGTCGGAGGAAATCGACTCGACGTCGGAGTCCGGTGTGTAGATGAGCTCTGCCATGGGTGTTTGCCTTGCAACGGAAGGAAACAGGCAAGCCTACGCGAGCAGGGCGCAAGGGTCGAGCCGTTGGGCTCGTTCGCATTGAAATGCCGCG contains:
- a CDS encoding RidA family protein, coding for MAELIYTPDSDVESISSDVAEYNGILVTTQIPADLDADITQQSESTLQALKDALEKAGSGMDRVMHLTIYLTDMADRAAFNEVYQRFFSKPWPVRAAVGVAALAFPEMRVEVTAMAAKR